From a single Cyclobacterium marinum DSM 745 genomic region:
- the merA gene encoding mercury(II) reductase, translating to MNEENIKLDITGMTCDQCATSIEKLLAENKGVQEAKVSYSKATCECSFDPSKTTKEKIINIINSTKNYGVKVEILENENSSYTQFDLIIIGGGSAAFSAAIKAESLGLSTLMVNDGLDFGGTCVNVGCVPSKNLIRAGETAYHATHSNFEGIRPKGVNIDFAQVIKDKKKMVATLQEKKYLDVVSDFKNLTMLKGWARFIDNQTIEVDGERYKAIKFLIATGATTNIPNIEGLDKIDYLTNVSLFDLEEKPVSLTIMGAGYIGLEIAMAYNRLGVKVRVIEFTDRVLRTQTPDISEALESQMRKEGIEMLPNFRAVKFEKQGNVTTIHCKCPDGSFTKFVEKGKVVIATGTNPHSSQLGLDNIGLDLTKHGHIAVNEKMETNLSNIYAAGDVANTPTFVYTAAFEGKIAVENAFTGTENKADYSSLPWVVFTDPQVAGAGMDEAQAKANGIPFEVSKLELKDVPRAIAANDTRGFIKLIRNSETDKLIGARIVAPEGGELIQQLSMAIKYGITVKDLADSFYPYLTLGEGIKLAAITFGKDVSKLSCCTS from the coding sequence ATGAACGAAGAAAACATAAAACTGGATATCACAGGCATGACCTGCGACCAATGTGCCACAAGCATTGAAAAGCTACTTGCTGAAAACAAAGGGGTACAAGAAGCCAAAGTAAGCTATTCTAAAGCTACTTGTGAATGCTCTTTTGATCCTTCAAAAACGACTAAGGAAAAAATAATCAATATCATCAACAGTACTAAAAACTACGGAGTAAAAGTTGAAATACTAGAAAATGAAAATAGTAGTTACACCCAATTTGACCTCATAATAATCGGTGGTGGCTCGGCAGCCTTTTCAGCTGCTATAAAAGCTGAAAGTTTAGGACTTTCAACCTTAATGGTAAATGACGGTTTGGACTTTGGAGGTACTTGCGTAAATGTGGGCTGTGTGCCTTCCAAAAATCTAATTCGTGCAGGCGAAACGGCTTATCATGCTACTCATTCTAACTTTGAAGGCATTCGGCCGAAAGGAGTGAATATTGATTTTGCTCAAGTCATCAAGGACAAGAAAAAAATGGTTGCTACACTGCAAGAGAAAAAATATTTGGATGTGGTGAGCGATTTTAAAAACCTGACCATGTTAAAAGGTTGGGCAAGGTTCATAGACAACCAAACAATTGAAGTGGATGGGGAAAGGTACAAAGCAATCAAATTTTTAATTGCCACAGGCGCTACTACCAACATTCCTAATATTGAAGGATTGGACAAAATCGACTATTTGACCAATGTTTCCCTTTTTGACTTGGAAGAGAAACCAGTAAGTCTGACCATCATGGGAGCAGGTTATATCGGTTTGGAAATTGCAATGGCTTACAATCGATTAGGGGTAAAAGTTCGTGTCATAGAATTCACCGACAGAGTATTGCGAACACAAACACCAGACATCAGCGAAGCATTGGAAAGCCAAATGCGAAAAGAAGGCATTGAAATGTTACCCAATTTCAGAGCGGTAAAGTTTGAAAAACAAGGCAACGTAACCACAATACATTGCAAATGTCCTGACGGTTCATTCACTAAATTTGTTGAAAAAGGAAAGGTAGTAATTGCAACAGGAACCAACCCCCATTCAAGCCAATTAGGGTTAGACAATATTGGTTTGGACCTCACCAAACATGGACATATCGCAGTAAATGAAAAAATGGAAACCAATCTATCCAACATCTATGCAGCAGGAGACGTAGCCAATACGCCCACATTTGTTTATACCGCTGCCTTTGAAGGAAAAATTGCCGTTGAAAACGCTTTCACAGGAACAGAGAATAAAGCAGATTATTCTTCCTTGCCATGGGTGGTATTTACCGATCCACAGGTGGCAGGTGCGGGTATGGACGAAGCTCAGGCCAAAGCGAACGGTATTCCATTTGAAGTTTCTAAATTGGAACTCAAAGACGTACCAAGAGCAATAGCAGCGAATGACACTAGGGGATTTATCAAACTCATTCGCAACAGCGAAACTGATAAATTGATTGGGGCAAGAATAGTCGCTCCCGAAGGCGGAGAATTGATTCAACAATTGAGTATGGCAATCAAATACGGAATTACCGTGAAAGATTTGGCAGACAGTTTTTACCCTTACCTGACTTTGGGAGAAGGTATCAAATTAGCAGCAATAACTTTTGGAAAAGACGTATCTAAATTAAGTTGCTGTACCAGTTAG
- a CDS encoding CusA/CzcA family heavy metal efflux RND transporter codes for MINKIISFSIKNKFIVGLLTLALIGVGIYSMSTINLGSVPDITNNQVQVMTVSQNLATEDIEQFVTYPVELAMGNLPGVTEIRSVSRFGLSVVTIVFEDEMGIYKPRQLVQEKLNEVRDKIPEKFGSPSMGPITTGLGEIYQYTIKPKPGYEDKYSPTELRTIQDWIVKRQMTLVDGVVDVNAFGGKIKQYEIAINPEKLNALNVSISEVFEALQRNNVNTGGAYIEKNNMANFIRGEGLVRSLDDIREIVVRNENNIPVTIGDVAEKVHFGSQVRYGAFTQDGQEAVGGMILMLKGSNPNSVIQNVQERMKKVQKSLPEGLEIKPFLDRSSLIERTTSTVKTNLLEGALIVIFALVILLGSVRGGIITATTIPLSLLFAFILMKQFNVWANLMSLGAIDFGIIIDGAVIIIEGTVYEIQKRIRSGKIKFNQGVMDEVAYDAGSTMMGSAFFGQIIILIVFAPILFLTGVEGKMFQPMAYTFGFAMIGAIFLCLTYVPMMSALFMKPIQNKKNWFGKFERWLEKVSDKIIDGIQWAYVPLLKGALRFKTIVIIVAIVLLGLSGFIFSRMGGEFVPQLDEGDLAMQALIRPGSGLSEAIDVSTKIENILLDNFPEIKTAVARIGVADIPTDPMPMDIADMFIILEKDMDKWTTVETKEELIAEIKEILDEKLTGVNLVFSQPVELRFNELLTGVREDVAVKLYGEDLDVLAQKAEEMGEIIQTIPGVGDVNPERTSGLPQMTVRYNRKKIAQYGLDIEKLNEYVSAAFAGGVAGVIFEGEKRFDMVIRFDEAHRRSIEDLRTLYIDLPDGTQVPIKEVADINYVPGPMQISRDNTFRRTYVGVNTRGRDVESVVTDIQEKLDAELDLPPGYYITYGGEFENLQRAKGRLMIVVPIALFLIFVLLYFALQSFSQSIMIYMAIPLAAIGGVIALWMRDMPFSISAGVGFIVLFGVAVLNGLVLINRFNSLKEEGVTSIRERILTGTKERIRPIMLTATTDIFGFLPMAFSASAGAEVQRPLATVVIGGMLTATLLTLVVLPVLYTLVEGRNDRRKSLKAPNANVIIILIICGGLFGLPAVANAQQQEQEKDSLSTITLEQARKRAVENYPKIQSARLEIESQQALKKTAWDFGNTQVFTGKEEVGNGSDGVYTQFGIQQQNIDVFGIASRLKLQKERVALAESALDLSVIELEREVSQAWAMVYATKNNYQVYEQLDSIFTDIERAARIRLETEATSKLEYLATSNQANQVQIQKEQAYRDYLSALQRLNLWFANDTLFTVPDVPATQLDEPLNYVADSLMNHPLLNVSKQRVDVADATIKERRSQFLPQLQGQYGRQQIAGQSGFYQYQVGIRIPLFFGPELGRTQSAKIQRDIAGQNLRQNQLELNAAYQGMKEQYLKWLNSWNYYRDEALPLAREQRTGAVTAYREGAIDYVTFLQNIRDAIRIEVDSWNAFGSYLDSRYQLEYYLKTTN; via the coding sequence ATGATCAATAAAATCATTTCTTTTTCAATAAAGAATAAATTCATCGTGGGCCTGCTTACATTGGCGCTCATCGGGGTGGGGATCTACTCCATGTCCACAATCAATCTGGGTTCAGTACCTGATATAACAAATAACCAGGTACAGGTAATGACTGTGTCTCAAAACCTGGCCACAGAAGATATAGAACAATTCGTCACCTACCCTGTGGAATTAGCCATGGGGAATCTGCCGGGCGTTACAGAAATTCGTTCCGTATCCCGTTTTGGGTTATCTGTAGTTACCATCGTATTTGAAGACGAGATGGGGATATACAAACCCCGGCAATTGGTACAGGAAAAGCTTAATGAGGTTAGGGATAAAATCCCCGAGAAATTTGGTAGTCCATCTATGGGGCCTATAACCACCGGACTGGGTGAAATATACCAATATACTATCAAGCCTAAGCCTGGTTATGAAGACAAATACTCTCCTACTGAGCTTAGAACAATCCAGGATTGGATTGTAAAACGCCAGATGACACTGGTAGATGGTGTGGTGGATGTCAATGCCTTCGGGGGTAAAATAAAGCAATATGAAATCGCTATCAATCCTGAAAAACTTAACGCACTGAATGTATCCATCTCAGAAGTTTTTGAAGCCCTTCAGCGCAATAATGTAAATACAGGAGGTGCATATATAGAGAAGAACAACATGGCCAATTTCATCCGTGGAGAAGGTCTTGTGCGTTCGCTTGACGACATCCGGGAAATAGTAGTACGGAATGAAAACAACATTCCTGTCACGATTGGTGATGTAGCAGAGAAAGTACATTTCGGAAGTCAGGTTCGTTATGGAGCATTCACCCAGGATGGGCAGGAAGCTGTAGGCGGCATGATACTTATGCTCAAAGGCTCTAACCCCAATTCTGTCATTCAGAATGTGCAGGAGCGCATGAAAAAAGTGCAGAAGTCTTTACCGGAAGGCTTGGAAATAAAACCATTTCTTGATCGTAGTTCCCTGATTGAAAGAACTACCAGCACCGTAAAAACAAATCTTTTGGAAGGAGCCCTCATTGTGATATTCGCCCTGGTAATATTGTTGGGAAGTGTTCGTGGGGGTATTATTACTGCTACCACTATTCCACTTTCCCTATTATTTGCCTTCATACTCATGAAGCAATTCAATGTATGGGCCAACCTGATGAGCCTTGGTGCTATAGACTTTGGAATTATTATAGATGGTGCGGTGATCATCATAGAAGGAACGGTCTATGAAATACAGAAACGGATCCGATCAGGGAAAATTAAGTTTAACCAGGGTGTGATGGATGAGGTGGCTTATGATGCCGGCAGTACAATGATGGGCTCTGCATTTTTCGGACAGATTATAATTCTTATTGTATTTGCCCCAATTCTTTTCCTCACTGGGGTTGAAGGCAAGATGTTCCAGCCCATGGCCTACACCTTTGGCTTTGCCATGATTGGTGCCATTTTCTTATGTCTGACTTATGTTCCGATGATGTCGGCATTATTCATGAAACCTATCCAAAACAAGAAAAACTGGTTTGGGAAGTTTGAACGCTGGCTGGAAAAGGTAAGTGACAAAATTATAGATGGCATTCAATGGGCTTATGTACCATTACTTAAAGGTGCTTTAAGGTTCAAAACCATTGTCATCATTGTGGCGATCGTATTACTCGGACTGTCAGGGTTCATTTTTTCACGTATGGGAGGAGAATTTGTCCCGCAGTTGGATGAAGGGGATTTAGCTATGCAGGCATTGATTCGGCCGGGAAGCGGATTGAGTGAAGCAATTGATGTATCTACCAAGATTGAAAATATTTTACTTGACAATTTCCCTGAGATCAAAACAGCTGTGGCCCGAATAGGTGTAGCTGATATTCCTACTGACCCTATGCCCATGGACATAGCCGATATGTTCATTATTCTTGAAAAGGATATGGATAAATGGACAACAGTAGAAACTAAAGAAGAGCTCATTGCAGAGATAAAGGAAATACTGGATGAAAAACTGACGGGTGTCAACCTTGTTTTCAGCCAACCGGTAGAGTTACGGTTCAATGAGCTGTTGACCGGTGTAAGAGAAGATGTGGCCGTGAAACTCTATGGTGAAGATCTGGATGTGCTGGCGCAAAAAGCTGAGGAAATGGGTGAGATCATTCAAACTATTCCGGGAGTAGGTGATGTAAACCCTGAACGTACTTCCGGCTTGCCACAGATGACTGTGCGCTACAATCGCAAAAAGATTGCACAATACGGGTTGGATATTGAAAAGCTGAATGAATATGTGAGTGCAGCTTTTGCCGGAGGTGTTGCAGGTGTCATTTTTGAAGGGGAAAAACGGTTCGATATGGTGATCCGCTTTGATGAAGCCCACCGGAGAAGCATAGAAGATTTGCGCACCTTGTACATTGACCTGCCGGACGGTACACAAGTGCCCATCAAAGAAGTAGCGGATATCAACTATGTGCCGGGACCGATGCAGATTTCCCGCGACAATACTTTCCGCAGGACCTACGTGGGTGTTAATACCAGGGGCCGTGATGTAGAGTCTGTTGTAACGGATATACAGGAAAAACTGGATGCGGAATTGGATTTACCACCGGGCTACTACATTACTTATGGTGGTGAATTTGAAAACCTGCAAAGGGCGAAGGGACGATTAATGATCGTAGTGCCAATAGCCTTATTTCTGATTTTTGTGTTGCTTTATTTTGCCCTGCAGTCATTCTCTCAGTCTATTATGATCTACATGGCGATTCCCCTGGCAGCTATTGGGGGCGTAATTGCGCTTTGGATGCGAGACATGCCCTTTAGCATATCAGCTGGTGTGGGCTTTATTGTGCTTTTCGGGGTGGCTGTATTGAACGGGCTGGTCTTGATCAATCGCTTTAATTCATTGAAAGAAGAAGGCGTAACCAGCATTCGCGAAAGAATTCTAACAGGAACTAAAGAACGAATCAGACCTATTATGTTGACTGCAACTACAGACATTTTCGGATTTCTACCCATGGCATTTTCAGCATCTGCAGGAGCAGAAGTGCAGCGGCCTTTGGCTACTGTGGTAATTGGTGGTATGCTTACAGCCACATTGCTTACTCTGGTAGTGCTCCCAGTGCTATACACTCTTGTAGAAGGAAGAAATGATAGAAGAAAAAGCCTGAAAGCACCGAATGCCAATGTGATCATCATATTGATTATTTGTGGTGGATTGTTTGGTTTACCGGCTGTGGCAAATGCACAACAGCAAGAACAAGAGAAAGACAGCCTTTCAACGATTACATTAGAACAAGCAAGAAAGCGTGCAGTAGAAAATTATCCTAAAATTCAATCGGCACGTTTGGAAATTGAAAGCCAACAGGCCTTAAAGAAAACAGCATGGGACTTTGGTAATACCCAGGTATTTACCGGAAAAGAGGAAGTGGGTAACGGCTCGGATGGAGTTTACACCCAGTTTGGTATTCAACAGCAAAATATTGATGTTTTTGGTATAGCATCCCGTTTGAAATTGCAAAAAGAACGAGTGGCACTGGCCGAATCTGCCCTTGACCTTTCCGTGATAGAACTGGAAAGGGAAGTGAGCCAGGCCTGGGCGATGGTGTATGCCACCAAAAACAACTACCAGGTGTATGAGCAGTTGGATTCGATTTTTACCGATATTGAAAGAGCCGCACGAATTCGTTTGGAAACTGAAGCTACTTCTAAACTGGAATACCTGGCTACCTCCAATCAGGCCAATCAGGTACAGATACAAAAAGAGCAGGCTTATCGGGATTACCTCAGTGCCTTGCAGCGGCTCAACTTGTGGTTTGCCAATGATACCCTCTTTACGGTACCGGATGTTCCAGCTACCCAACTGGATGAACCGCTGAATTATGTGGCTGATTCTTTGATGAACCACCCGTTGCTGAATGTGTCAAAACAGCGTGTAGATGTAGCGGACGCCACCATAAAAGAGAGGCGTTCACAGTTTTTACCTCAATTGCAAGGGCAGTATGGTCGGCAGCAGATAGCCGGACAATCCGGTTTTTATCAATACCAGGTAGGGATAAGGATTCCTCTGTTTTTCGGGCCAGAACTCGGGCGGACACAGTCGGCCAAAATCCAGCGGGATATAGCCGGACAAAACCTTCGACAAAACCAGTTGGAATTGAACGCGGCCTATCAGGGAATGAAGGAACAGTACCTGAAATGGCTCAATTCATGGAATTACTACCGCGATGAAGCGCTACCCCTGGCTCGGGAACAACGAACAGGAGCTGTAACGGCCTATAGAGAAGGTGCTATTGATTATGTGACCTTCCTGCAAAACATCAGGGATGCCATTCGCATAGAGGTAGACTCCTGGAATGCCTTTGGCAGTTACCTGGACAGTCGCTACCAACTGGAGTACTACTTAAAAACAACAAACTAA
- a CDS encoding dihydrolipoyl dehydrogenase family protein, whose protein sequence is MKKFDVFVLGSGMAGMNIANICAGKGLKVGITDELPYGGTCALRGCDPKKIMLGATEAKDFAQRLHEKQIAEVPAKHWEAAMKSKQEFVDAMPPKIEKGYKHNGIETFHKSAKFISENQLQVGDETIEAEKIVIATGAKPKVLGIPGEEHTLTSTDFLDFDKLPKSIVFIGGGYIAFEFAHMAARFGSEVIILHRSERPLENFDPFIVEQLTEATKKLNIRVVLNTNVTAVEKSGNSYLVTGKNENGEQNWEAEAVINSAGRPPAIFDLDLEKANIAFSRKGIEVNEYLQSNTNPKIYAAGDAANTEGIPLTPVAVMEGHIVASNIIKGNTKKPNYTGIPTVVFTLPTMASVGLSEERATEQGINFTVKKKAVPDWFTGKRINEKTYAYKTLIEKETGKILGAHIIGPHSEEVINLFAIAIKTGLTSRDIKTMIFTYPSASSDIVYMV, encoded by the coding sequence ATGAAGAAGTTTGATGTATTTGTATTAGGGTCGGGAATGGCAGGCATGAACATTGCCAACATTTGTGCCGGAAAAGGACTGAAAGTTGGTATCACGGATGAACTGCCTTATGGAGGAACTTGTGCTCTCCGAGGTTGTGACCCAAAAAAAATAATGCTTGGTGCTACTGAAGCTAAGGATTTTGCACAACGCCTTCACGAAAAACAAATTGCTGAAGTGCCCGCTAAACATTGGGAAGCAGCGATGAAATCTAAACAGGAGTTTGTAGATGCAATGCCCCCTAAAATTGAAAAAGGCTATAAACACAATGGAATTGAAACCTTTCACAAATCGGCTAAATTTATTTCAGAAAATCAACTGCAAGTAGGTGATGAAACAATAGAGGCAGAAAAAATCGTGATAGCTACAGGCGCAAAGCCAAAGGTATTGGGAATCCCGGGCGAGGAGCACACGCTGACCAGTACCGACTTTCTGGATTTTGATAAACTTCCCAAATCGATAGTTTTTATAGGTGGTGGCTATATCGCCTTTGAATTTGCGCATATGGCGGCCCGCTTTGGTAGCGAAGTCATCATCCTGCATCGTAGTGAACGTCCTTTAGAAAACTTTGATCCATTTATTGTGGAGCAATTGACGGAGGCCACCAAAAAATTAAACATTAGGGTGGTGTTGAATACCAATGTAACAGCCGTTGAAAAATCGGGAAATTCTTATTTGGTAACAGGCAAGAATGAAAACGGAGAACAAAACTGGGAGGCGGAAGCAGTGATCAATTCAGCCGGACGACCACCGGCAATTTTTGATCTGGATCTGGAAAAAGCAAATATCGCTTTCAGTAGAAAAGGGATTGAAGTAAATGAGTATTTGCAAAGCAATACCAATCCTAAGATATACGCTGCCGGTGATGCTGCCAATACCGAGGGAATTCCTCTTACCCCTGTAGCTGTCATGGAAGGTCATATAGTTGCTTCTAACATAATAAAGGGTAACACCAAAAAGCCAAATTATACAGGTATTCCCACTGTGGTATTTACCTTACCCACGATGGCATCTGTGGGGTTGTCTGAGGAAAGAGCAACGGAACAAGGCATCAACTTTACGGTGAAGAAAAAAGCAGTTCCGGATTGGTTTACAGGCAAAAGAATTAATGAGAAAACCTATGCGTATAAAACCTTAATAGAAAAGGAAACCGGAAAAATCCTGGGGGCACATATCATTGGACCGCACTCTGAAGAGGTGATTAATCTTTTTGCCATAGCCATAAAAACAGGATTAACTTCCAGAGATATTAAAACGATGATATTTACTTATCCGTCAGCAAGTTCTGATATCGTTTATATGGTTTAG
- a CDS encoding heavy-metal-associated domain-containing protein: protein MNTLKFKTNINCGGCLSKVTPFLNEEKDIEKWDVNLKSENRVLTVETSKLNAEEVKKTVQKAGFNAEAI from the coding sequence ATGAATACTTTAAAATTTAAAACTAATATCAATTGCGGTGGGTGTTTGTCAAAAGTGACCCCATTTCTGAATGAGGAAAAGGACATTGAAAAATGGGACGTTAACCTTAAGAGTGAAAACCGTGTGCTTACAGTGGAGACGTCAAAATTGAATGCCGAAGAAGTAAAGAAAACAGTGCAGAAAGCGGGTTTTAATGCTGAGGCTATATAG
- a CDS encoding P-type ATPase: MRGEQFVDVLTKDILVGEVVEVRPGERIPLDGEVLDGAGSVDEASFTGESTPANKEVGATVIGGTLNLDGALQIKVSKIGEDSFMNQVVSLMSRIAEKKPPVELLADKLMNNFGPAVF, translated from the coding sequence ATGAGAGGCGAACAATTTGTTGATGTATTGACCAAAGACATATTGGTTGGTGAAGTTGTAGAAGTTAGGCCAGGTGAAAGGATACCTTTGGATGGTGAGGTTTTGGATGGTGCTGGAAGTGTTGATGAAGCAAGTTTTACAGGTGAAAGCACACCTGCAAATAAAGAAGTTGGTGCAACTGTAATTGGTGGTACTTTAAATCTTGACGGTGCATTGCAAATTAAAGTTTCCAAAATCGGGGAAGATAGTTTCATGAACCAGGTAGTTAGTTTAATGAGCCGTATTGCCGAGAAGAAACCACCTGTTGAATTACTGGCCGATAAGCTAATGAACAATTTCGGGCCCGCTGTATTCTAA
- a CDS encoding QcrA and Rieske domain-containing protein — MVCPCHGSEYDAKGNVVEGPAETNLQTFNITTDHEYIYIHL, encoded by the coding sequence TTGGTATGCCCATGCCATGGTAGTGAGTATGATGCAAAAGGAAATGTAGTAGAAGGCCCGGCAGAAACTAATCTTCAAACATTTAACATAACCACAGATCATGAATACATCTACATCCATTTATAA
- a CDS encoding efflux RND transporter permease subunit: MIPLALKDGEAGNEIQSPMAIVILGGLLAKTLLNLIVILCLYELVNKRKSIVQ, translated from the coding sequence TTGATTCCCTTGGCACTAAAAGATGGAGAGGCTGGAAATGAGATTCAGAGCCCAATGGCTATTGTTATATTAGGAGGCTTACTTGCAAAAACCTTGCTAAATCTGATCGTAATTCTATGTCTGTATGAGTTGGTAAACAAGCGAAAATCTATTGTTCAATAA
- a CDS encoding ArsR/SmtB family transcription factor translates to MENNQSCIRVFADKVQIDNCREMLQTNDKVFSQLSGLLALAGNEVRLKILFLLEEEKELCPCDLSDILGMSIPAVSQHLRKLKDKNVIEGRRDGQTIFYSLRQEQLPLLQPFFKHIINNSKKETV, encoded by the coding sequence ATGGAAAACAACCAATCGTGTATCAGAGTGTTTGCCGACAAGGTGCAAATAGACAATTGTCGGGAAATGCTTCAAACAAACGACAAAGTATTCAGTCAATTGAGTGGGCTATTGGCCTTGGCAGGAAACGAAGTGAGGTTGAAAATCTTATTTCTTTTGGAAGAAGAAAAAGAACTTTGCCCTTGCGACCTTTCAGACATTCTCGGAATGAGTATCCCCGCCGTTTCTCAACATCTCAGAAAACTAAAAGACAAAAATGTAATTGAAGGAAGAAGAGATGGACAAACTATTTTCTATTCTTTAAGACAAGAGCAACTGCCTTTACTACAACCATTTTTTAAACATATTATCAATAACTCAAAAAAAGAAACAGTATGA
- a CDS encoding DUF6660 family protein encodes MKIACYILSFYFMALTGVVCADTLPYDNTKDTITAFSSNDGNHNHSQESGWDGCSPFCVCHCCHVHVVSSPGVVITHPLKLPIFWTACFQDFRSTETIGFLKPPQ; translated from the coding sequence ATGAAAATCGCATGCTACATATTAAGTTTTTACTTCATGGCCCTGACTGGTGTAGTATGTGCTGATACTTTACCATATGATAATACCAAAGATACTATTACGGCCTTTTCAAGTAATGATGGCAATCATAACCACTCGCAGGAAAGTGGCTGGGATGGTTGTTCGCCGTTTTGCGTTTGTCATTGTTGTCATGTACATGTTGTATCCTCACCAGGGGTAGTCATTACTCATCCGTTAAAACTACCCATTTTTTGGACTGCTTGCTTTCAGGATTTTAGAAGTACTGAAACCATTGGTTTTCTAAAACCCCCACAATAA
- the merTP gene encoding mercuric transport protein MerTP has translation MKKKNNGLVGAGVLSAVAASLCCITPVLALISGASGVASTFSWMEPARPYLIGITVLVLGFAWYQKLKPRTAEGIQCDCETTRSAGDKEEKKPFMQTKTFLGIVTVFAALMLTFPSYAHIFYPLNDNKEVVMVNASDIQTVTLEVKGMTCNGCASHVENDVNRLPGILNVDVVYEEATAKVEFDKSKVSLVQIEEVINGTGYKVVGKK, from the coding sequence ATGAAAAAGAAAAATAACGGACTTGTTGGAGCTGGAGTGCTTTCGGCAGTAGCAGCATCACTTTGCTGCATAACACCTGTTTTGGCTCTGATTTCAGGAGCATCAGGTGTAGCGTCTACATTTTCGTGGATGGAACCAGCAAGACCTTATCTTATTGGCATTACCGTTTTGGTATTGGGTTTTGCTTGGTATCAGAAACTCAAACCGCGAACCGCCGAAGGAATTCAATGCGATTGCGAAACTACCCGTTCCGCAGGCGACAAAGAGGAGAAAAAACCTTTTATGCAGACCAAAACATTTTTAGGAATTGTAACGGTGTTTGCAGCTTTAATGCTCACTTTTCCAAGCTATGCACATATTTTCTATCCTTTAAATGACAACAAGGAAGTTGTAATGGTCAATGCTTCAGACATTCAAACGGTGACTTTGGAGGTAAAAGGAATGACTTGCAACGGATGTGCTTCGCACGTAGAAAATGATGTTAACAGGCTACCAGGTATTTTAAATGTAGATGTAGTTTATGAAGAAGCAACTGCCAAAGTAGAATTTGATAAATCAAAAGTAAGTTTGGTTCAAATTGAAGAAGTCATCAATGGCACAGGTTATAAAGTGGTCGGCAAGAAATAG